The genomic interval TGGCATGAGGAGGTGGGTTCTTTACATTTAGCCTATCATGAGGATGAATTGCAGGTGATGAGTGAGTATGCAGAAATTAACCGCCAGCACCGGAATTGCAGTTTATTAACGCCCGGACAGGCTTTAACAAAATCACCAGCAATCAATGTAAATGGATTAAAAGGTGCTTTATGGAGTGCAGAGGAAATGATTATTGAATCCAGAGTCGCTGTTGGACAAGTAGCGGCTTACCTTGCTGAAAAGTATGGTGTAATCTTTCATTGGAATACAGCCATCAGCCGGATTGAACATCCGAAAGTGAGTTCCGGAAATCAAAGCTGGGAAGCAGAAGAAATTTTTGTTTGCAGCGGTGCTGATTTTGAAACGCTTTATCCTGAATTATTTGCGGCAACGGCGATCACCAAATGTAAGTTACAGATGATGCGTTTGGTCACTCAGCCTGATGAATGGCGTATTGGTCCTTCTCTTTGCGGTGGTTTATCTATGATTCATTATCCGGGTTTCCAGGCAGCACCTTCTTTACCAGCTTTAAGAAAAAGATACAAAGAGCAGTATGCAACGCATTTGAATTGGGGTATCCATGTGATGGTTTCACAAAATGGAACTGGTGAACTGACCATCGGGGATTCACATGAGTATGGTTTGGTTCATGATCCTTTTGATAAAGAATTTATCAATACCATGATTATTGATTACTTACATACTTTCGCTGATTTCAAGGAATGGAAAATGTTGCAGTCGTGGCATGGCATCTATCCTAAAATGACTAATGGGGCTACTGAATTAATTACGGAGGCAGCACCAGGGGTAACCGTGATTAATGGTCTGGGAGGTAATGGGATGACTTTATCTTTTGGATTATGTGAGCAGTATATTGCGTCAAGAGGTTAACCCTATTTTCAATAAAAAGGACAGCATTTACATTGCTGTCCTTTTTATTGTTATTTAAATTCTTTCATATCCACGATCCTGTTATCGTCATGATATTTCAGAAAAGTATTTCCACTTTTATTTTTCTCAAAAGTATAGTTATTTGTGATCCATTTATTAAAAGCTGCTTCATCTCCTTGAGGACTGCCAGCAACAATAGGTTCACTAACTACTTCATCAGTCCTGTAATTTACCTGGTACAGAACGTTCTTAACAGCAAAAACAATAGTCTGTTTGTCTGGTGACATCAATAAGACGTCTCCCTGAATTCTCTCCTCAGGATTTTGCCTTTTAACTAAGTAAACCTTAGCGGTTACATTGGTAATGAAAAAATCATTGTTGACCAGGTATCCGGTTGCACCAATTTTCTTCACTCCCTTGCTGAACTTTAAATCTTCTTTGCCTTTAGACGGACGGTATAAACTAACCACTTCTAATGCACCATTTTTTACTGCAATCAGAAACGGGCGCGGAACCAGGCCTGAGCTATCTGCAATCTGAACCAGCAGCGCTGTTTTTTGCTTGTTAATAAATTGCGCAGAGGCAAATTTTGTTGGGCCTTTACTTAGATCGGCCGCGTCAGCCTGAATGTGAACTATACTGTCTTTGAACTTTGCATTAAAGGTCTCTGCCTTTCCTTCATTGTTACTTAAAACAGAAATAGAGTCTGAGGCATTCGCTGGAAAATCATTAAAGACTTCGTTTTGGGTTAAAGTCTTTGGCGTATAGTGCTTAACTTTTTGATCTTGCTGGCTGCATCCGGCAGAAACGATTAGCAGAGTAATGGCAACTAGAGATAATTTCATAATAAATCAGGGTCAGGAAAAATCTTTTTTTCGCAAATATGGGCTAAATCGTTTAAAAATAATAATTTAAATCTCACTCCGCATGTGAATGTAAAGTTTTGCAAAGCGATATGATCAGCCGTAATCAATTCATTGATGTTGTATCATTTCTAATTGTAATTTCTTCCATAAAGTTTTTAAATGAATATTTTCTTAGCTAACTGCCTTTTTCTTTTGCTCAATATCAGGAAGGAATCCAGTAATTATACCAATCAGCGGTAGAAAAGCACAAACTTTAAATACATATTCAATACTGGTCTGATCGGCCAGTTTACCTAATACAGCTGATCCTACCCCTCCCATTCCAAACGCGAAACCGAAAAACAAACCGGCAATCATACCTACCTTTCCAGGAATCAGTTCTGTCGCATAAACAAGGATTGCAGAGAATGCAGAAGAGATAATTCCACCAATCACCACAGCAAGTACTCCCGTTAAAAATAATCCGGTATAAGGAAGAAGCAACGTAAATGGGGCAACGCCTAAAATAGAGATCCAGATAATATATTTCCTGCCGAAACGATCACCTAATGGTCCTCCAATCATCGTTCCCGCCGCAACCGCAGCTAAAAAAGCAAATAAATAGAGTTGAGATTCCTGAACCGAAACATGAAATTTGTCAATCAGGTAAAATGTGAAATAACTGGTCATGCTGGCCATGTAGAAGTACTTGGAAAAGATCAGTACCAGCAGAATAACAATAGAGCCAATTACTCTTCCCCTGGATAAATTATGTTTAGGTTCATCTGAAGCCTGAACCTTCCCCTGAACTTTAAGATTAAGACGGCCTTTGTACCATTTCCCGATCTGGAATAAAATCAGTATACCTAAAACAGCAGCTACTCCGAACCAGATAATATAAAATTGACCGTAAGGAATAACAATCAAGGCAGCCAGTAAAGGACCTATTGCACTTCCTGCATTACCACCTAGTTGAAAGATAGATTGTGCCAGTCCCTTTTTACCACCAGAAGCCAAATGTGCAACTCTGGATGCTTCAGGGTGAAAAATTGAAGAGCCTATACCGATGAAACCGACAGCTACCAGGATGGCCGCAAAACTGGCAGCCATAGCTATAAAGATCAGACCGATCAGCGTGAACCCCATGCCTATGGCCAAAGAATAGGGTTTTGGTTTCAGATCAGAATAATGACCTACAAAAGGCTGTAAGAGCGAAGCAGTTAGCTGATAAGTTAGCGTAATCAACCCGATTTGAGAAAAAGACAAATTAAACTCAGTTTTGAAAAGCGGATAAACAGATGGAATAACAGCTTGCAGCATGTCATTTAATAAATGCGTAAAACTTATCGTAAAGAGAATTGGATAAATCGTTTTTTGAATAATGTCTTTTTTGATACCGGGATCAAGTGTTGCTGTATTAGTTTCCATAAATTAGGTCAGTTCATCTTTGTGATGAATTGTTATTGAGAAATATGTCCTATGATTTTTGCTGAGTTATTCCATGCTTTTTTTGCATCGCCAGCTGCTATACTTTTAACGAGTTGTTTATGTTGATGATTGGTTTCTTTGAATGCTCTTGTGTCATGATGAACTTCCATAAACCAGTTTTTCATATGGATGGCCACTGATTTGTACAGGTCAATCAGGATCTCATTTCCTGAGGCTTCTGCAATAGATATGTGAAATTGAATATCTGCATCGATACATTCTTCCAGTAAATCGTTCTTCGCTGCCTTATCCCGTTTTTTTAACCAGTCATATATTTTAACCAGGTCTGCTTTTGTTCTGTTCAGTGCAGCTTTTTCAGCAATCTTCATTTCCAGCAGATGCCGCACTTCATTTAAATCTTCAAAATCAGCACGTTTCAGACGCTGAGATAAAGGTTCTTTAATGCCCGTTGAATTCTCTACAAAAGTACCTACTCCCTGTTGGACTCTTAATAGTCCACAGTTTGCCAGGATCTTGATAGCTTCCCGGATTGTAGAGCGGCCAACACCAAAGGACGACATCAGCTCTGGTTCTATGGGCAATTTTTCGCCTACTTTATAAGTGCCAAAAGCGATTTGCTGTTGTAGTTTTTCAGCTACTTCGTCGGCCAGTGACTTGCGGGAAATTAGATTTGTATTATTCATCATATCATCTGATGATTCAAATGTATAGATTTTCTTTAGGACGTCAAATTAATTCTCAGAAAAAAACAAGAGCCGGCGCTGTTTCTAAAACTACTAATTTGATTACCTGAATAAAATCCCTTAAATAGATTTCAGATGAAAGGGGTGAATTATGATTTTCTTTGATTAAGAATCTGCTCGATAACTTCACCCTGGCCAGAATCTAAAGTAGGCATCAGAGACGGAAGATCTGTTAGTGAATAAAGACGTAGCCGTCCATTTTTAATGATATGCTCAGCAGAATATACCAGTTTCATATAATCCTGGCACCCTGCAATGTCATCAGGTAAAGGTTTAATCTTTTCATTCGGAGAAAGATCTTCAAAATAGTATCCTGATTTATTCAGATCAGGATACCTGTCCAATAACTCTTCTGTTAAAGGTATATTTGCCTTTTGAGGGAAATCCATTGCAGATATTCCGGTAATCACTACTTCCTGTATGTTATTTTTTATAATTTCATATTGTTCAGCAGTCATTAAAAGACTATTGGAGTTGTTAGGAAAGGCTAATTGTCTGATACCTGCAAGTTTCACGTATTCACCATCTATTCTGATCACCTTAAAAATGGAGTAATCTATTTGTTTGGATTGAACCTCAGTCCGTTTTGAAAAAATAAAACTTCCTGTTTGTAATTGATGATCAGGACTCGCCATAGCTTCATTCCATAAACGCTGATTATATTTTTTCTTTAAATACAGAAACAGGCTGACAGCCGCAATCATACTTACTGTAGTTATTATGGTTTCGGGTTTCATTAATATTTTTTCAGGACAAAAACAAATGTATCTTATTTAAGAAAGGAATTCCTTTTTAACTGCCACAAATATGTCCACTTCTGCATTTTCAGGATTCAGAGCACGTTCATCGTATACTTCAAAGTCGGCGGTAAAAGTTCTTTCCAGCTCCGAATTCCAAATCTTAATCCATTCATTATAAACTGCTCCCTGCATTAATTTGCCTTTGGCCACAAACTTCTGATAGGCAGCAACATCAATTGTTTTACTCACCATTTCATTAGGAATATCATTTAGATTTTCAACTTTACACCCTAAAATAGTAGTATAAGGTTTAGTATGATCTTTTTCATAATCTGTATAAATACAGTAGAGTGCATTGTCAATTTTATTGGGGATCTGATCAAGAATTCCTTCCGACATAAACTTTTCCCAAAGTACAGGAATGTCCTTAGCGGCTTGTCCGTTTTCATTAGTGGTCCGCACTGAAATACCGATTACATGAAAGGAGTCGATTTTTATAATATTCATCTTTTTATTTGTTAAGCAGCAAAAATATGAGTGTCTATGACAACCCTATGTCAGCAGATGGCTTAATTTTTGTTCAGGGTGTTTATATAATTCAAGAATTATCGGAAATGTAATATAAAATGGCAATTAATTAAGAAATAATTTCTGTTTTTAAAGACAAAATTTCTTTCTGCCATTTTAATCACACAGACGATATTCAATTATTTATTACAGGATTAAAAACGCTCAGGCACAATTACAATTGCAGGCATAAATCACTCAAAACAAGCTAAATTAACAAAAAACAACATATGGAAAATAACTTCAACGTAACAAAAACAGAAGACGGAAAAACAGTAGCTATTGTCAGTTACATTACAATCATTGGCTGGCTTATCGCCTACTTCGGTATGCACAAAGACAAGAGAACAGAATTGGGAAGCTTTCATTTAAGACAAACGTTATTACTTTATATTGTAGCTTTTATCTTACAAATTGTACAACGTATTATTCTTAGCATAACTCCTTCAGGATTTGTATTTACTATATTCAGCATTCTGTCTCTAATTATATTCATTTTATGGATTATAGGTTTGATCGGTGCTATTCAGGGAACTAAAAAAGAAATCCCTTTGATTGGTCAGAGAGCACAGTCAATGTTTCCAAATATCTAGAACTGATATTTCAATAAAAAAGGCCCGCAGAAATATTTCTGCGGGCCTTTTTTATTGAAATACTGCCGGGTATTTTCTAAGTTTCAATTGCATAAGTAGCGATCGCGATACAAGTATTATCCAGGAGATCAAACGTAATGATTATCGGTACATTCACTCCTCCCTCTATGCGTGTTACCTGTATGTCAGAGAAATTGTCTTTCAGATAAGTGTGAAGTGCCGTAAATTTCCGGGCATTAGCAACCATCACCTGGTCACCCGGGTCGGCAGTACCCACTATTTTTTCAAAGAAAGCCTCCTGATCGATTGTTTTCAATGTACCGGGCGTTTCACTGTAAAGCTGAGCAAGCTTCATCCTTAACTCATCCTTTGGAACCTGTCCAAGGTTTTCAATAGTTAGTGGGGCTTCAGATTCACTGAAATAAAACAGACCCTGTGTTTTTTCAGCTAATTCAGTTAAAATTTGGTTTTCCATTTCGGTGAGATTATATGAGCATAACGTCTGATTGTCTATTAAAATATACGAAAAATAAAGGTTAACATTAATTTCATTTACCATGAAGTGAATTGCACCCCGGATATAATCCAACGAGTGTCTTCAACCTTTAAATAATTGAGTTATACATTTAAGAGGAGTTCTGTATATTTATGAAATCAAATTCATAAGATATGACCAGCTGGCCGGAATTAAAATACGAAAATCTGAAAGAGACACTGGCAACAGTACAATTGTGGACACAAATTGCCGGCAAGATCAGGCTGGTCAAATCTCCATGGCTTAACCATTCCTGGCATGTCACTTTATACGTATCCGGAAAGGGACTGACCACGGGCAGTATTCCTTACCATAATGGTCTTTTCCAGATAGATTTTGATTTTCTTTCTCATCAGCTGATCATCACCTCCAGCGCAAACGGACAACAACAATTCAATTTATCCTCACATACAGTATCAAGTTTTTATCAGGAGCTTTTTGAAAAGCTAAGACTTTTGGGGATTGACGCTGCAATATATGCCAGACCGAATGAGATAGAAAATGCAATTCCGTTTCAGGAAGATACTATCCATTGTCATTATGAAGAAAATCAAATCGCTGCATTCTGGCAGGCACTGGTTAAAATGGAAGCTGTTTTCAGCAGGTTCAGGGCAAAATTCAGTGGAAAATGCAGCCCGGTTCATTTCTTTTGGGGAGGTTTCGATCTGGCGGTAACCAGATTTTCCGGCAGAAAGGCACCTAAACATGCAGGAGGAATGCCCAACATGCCACTCGATGTAATGCAGGAAGCTTATTCTCATGAGGTAAGCAGCTGCGGTTTCTGGCCGGGCAATGACAGTTTTCCCTATCCGGTTTTTTATGCCTACTGCTATCCAACTCCGGAAACATTTAAAGAACAACCAGTAAAACCTGAGAAAGCTTTCTACAGCCCTGATTTAGGTGAATTTATCCTTCATTATGAAGAAGTAAAAAATGCTGCTGATCCTGAAAAATTCCTGATGGATTTTTTACAGTCAACTTATGAAGCCGCAGCAATTACCGGAAACTGGGACAGGACTTCTCTGGAATGTGATTTTTCTGACCTGGAATCCTGATTTTCTGATTAAAATCCGTGCTCTTTTCCCATCAGCTCATTTACTTTCGCCGATGTTTGATGAATAATCTCATCCATCTCCTTCACACAGTTATTAATCCTTTTATAATACTCTTCCTTCTCTTCCTGGTTTGCTGCAATGTTTGCAAGTGCCGATAATCCTAATATAGAGGCCACGGGTTTTCTGATTTCATGAGAATTGATCCAGGCAATCTCTTTGAGTGTATGGTTCTGCTCACTAATTTCTACTTCACGTCTTTTGCGTTCAGTAATTTCGGTAACAATATCAATATATCCAGAATGCTGTCCATCGGAATCGACAATTGAAGTACTATTTACTTCTACCCAATAAGGATCTCCATTTTTTGAATAGTTTATAATTTCAATATTAAAGAAGTCATGCACTTTGAGTGAAGCTGTGATCGCATTTCTGGTCAGCATACTGGTTTCAGGGCCATACAACATTTCACCAGGCGTCTTTCCTTTCAGCTCATTTAATGGATAACCTGTCAGCTGTTCAAATGAAGAATTAACCCAGCTTATCTTCCCGGCAATATCTTTAATAACTACACCGCTTTTAACTTTACTGACCACATCAGCAAGTTGCTTGTTTTCTTCATCTTTACGTCTTAATTCATCAACATCTTTCACAGCTCCGATAATCCGCCGGGGTGCGCCATCCTCACCTGTCACCAAATAAGCCTGATCGAAAACATATTTATAATTTCCATCTGCACAAAGCAGGCGATAAGAGGCTTCCCAGCGTTTTTTAGCTTGTTTAACAAAGGCATTCAAGCTGTCCAGTACCCTTTTGCTATCTGATGGATGCATTTTACCTATCCACCAGTCCGGCTTGAAAAAACCTTGCTCATGGTCATAACCAAATAATTGTTTTAAACCAGAATTCCAGGTCACCTGGCTGGTCGTTAAATCCCAGTCCCATATCGCATCGTGTGTAGCTTCGTTAACTAATTCGTGTCTTTCCAACGCATTATTCAATAATAATTCCCGGTTAAAGCTGTCTGTAATATCTTTAAGTACACCACTGATTTTATAGGGTTTTCCATCCTGGTAAATCACTTTTCCCGCTTCACGTACATGATGCCATTCGCCATCAATTTTTAAACGGTGCACATAATCCATCTCACCTGTAATTTTTGTTTTTTCATGTGCCGCCAGAAATCCATCCAGATCATCAGGATGGATTTGGTCGAGAAAAAATGAAACAGTTGTAATCCCTGAATCAGGTGCCAGACCAAACAATGTATAGAGGTTATCAGACCAGATCACTTCATCAGTTTGCAACAAATACTCCCAACTGGCAATCTTAGCCATTTTATGGGCATAATACCATTGTTGCTGATCTTTCTTACTATTATCCAGATCGCGCTGCAAATAGGCCAGTTCCCGCTTCTTTCCTCTGTTGTAAAGGTTGACAAGGTAATGCAGCAGGACTGCACTGAATGCGATAAAGAAAAAACCTTTGAGACTATTAATCAGCGCACGATCCTTAACTGGCATACCATCCACCAAAAAGGCAATTAGCTGGTCACTTAACAATACCCAGACACAGCCTGTAATCACGTACAGTAGCACGATGTAATTCTTGTTCTTCAAATGAATTGAGCTAATAATATCCTGGCGCCTTTTTGAAATTCAAACAGACTCCTAAAATTAATGATAAATATCGATTTAAAGCCAGATGTTATTATAACTAAAGGCCTGATTGTTGATAACCTGATTCACACTGGGTGTCCGACGGATGTCTGAACTAATTAAAAGACAATTGAACATATGAAGCAATTTATCATTCTCCTATCAACCGCGATATTGCTGATTTCCTGCAATGGCAAACACAATGACACGAAAAAGATTACCGACTCAGTTCATACAAATGCAAAAGATGTTATCCATCAAAAAATCCCTTCTGGAAATAATTCCGCTCAGCCGCTTTCTCCTGAAGTTGTTAAAGCTAAAGAATGGATCATTGCGAACATAGAGAACTCTTTGAACAAGGGGCACGATACTATTGAAGATTCGAATGAAGAAGCAAAGAGTATTTATACAACTCAGTATAGCGCTTATAAAATTGATGCAATCAATGTGGATTTAGACGATGGTCTGACTGAAGATGAGTTCATCACAAAATGGAAGGGAAAGTATAATCCGAAATTAGCGGGAATTGGATTTGGTTTCTTAATTCCTGAACAAGATTACGGTCTGATCAAAGTGACGGAATGTAAGTTAAAAAACAAAACTCCCGATGGTTTTGTTTTTAATGTAGTACTTGAAGATACTAATTATCACAAAAAATATAATAGAGATATTAGAATTATTGTGGCCGAAAAATCATTCCTTATTGATGATGTACTAGAGTACTAACTACATATTTAGCCATAATTCGCGGAATAATAATTATCTGGAACTATTCTAAATTAGTTTGGTATATTTGTGATGTATCTTGCAAGGAGATATAATATTAAAATATTACAGTAATTTACGACCCTAATGATGATAGAATTAAAGACAGAGTTTTCAGAATACATTAAGGATTTCGAAGAGAAATTGAAACTCTTATTCAGGGGAAAAGAAAATATCAATCAATTTGATTTAGCAGCAGAGCTTCCTCCTTTAGTGATGAAGGAAATCCTTGCTGAGCAACCTTTGGCTGCGGCTATCCCAGAAGAGTATGGAGGCCGTGGAGCTCAGGTAAAAGAATGTCTGAGTGTGCTGGCAGCAGCTTCTTATGAATCTTTACCGCTTTCACTTACCTTTGGAATTAACATTGCCCTTTTTCTTGAACCACTTGCCAAATATGCAGACAAGTCCGTTAAGAAAGAAGTTTTTGATCGCTTTCTCTACGAACAAAACATGGGTGGACTGATGATCACTGAACCTGATTATGGAAGTGATGCACTCAACATGAAAACCCGGAATAGCGAATTGACAAATGGGTATAGTATTAAAGGAACTAAACATTGGCAGGGGCTTACTGGTCTGGCCGACTATTGGCTGATTGCTTCCAGAGCAGAGCTGGCTGATGGAGGACTTAGCCGTGATATAGATTTCTTTTTATGTGATAATACACAAGAGAAACAATACGTTGTCGTAGAAGAATATTTTGATACCATAGGGCTTCATATGATCCCATACGGACGTAATGTTTTAAACATTGAAGTTCCTAAAACGTTTAAATTACACCCCGAATCTACTGGTATTAAAATGATGCTGGATATTCTGCACCGCAGCAGGATGCAATTTCCTGGTATGGGAATGGGCTTTATCAAGCGAATGCTGGATGAAGCACTTCTTCAATGTAAAAACAGAATGGTTGGTTCAACGAACCTGTTGGCTATGGACCAGATCCAGTTTCAGCTTTCAAAAATCCAGTCGGCTTACACCATCTGTTCAGCTATGTGTGTCAGAAGCAGTAAGATCAGCGGTATTGATCATAGTTTGGCCACAGAAGGCTTGGAAGCTAATAGTATGAAAGCAGTGGTTACTGATCTGATGCAGGAATCTGCCCAGATTTTAACACAGGTCTCAGGCGCTAAAGGATACCAGACTTCACATGTTGGTGGTCGCGGGATTATGGATAGCAGGCCTTTCCAGATTTTTGAAGGTTCCAATGAAATGCTTTATGCACAAATTTCTGAAATCATTGTCCGTCAGATGAAGAAACAGAAAGAATCGAATTTATTTGATTTCCTGGCTACACTTAAGCAAACCGCTGAAGCTTGTCATTACTTCAAAAACGAACTGAGTTTTACCTTGAACAGTGCTCTTTCACAGCGAAAATTATTTGATCTGGGGAAAGTGATCGGAAGAATTGTTTCTTTAGGCTATGTACTGGATCTGGAACTTAAGGGGTTTAGAAAAGACCTGATTGATAACTGTATTATAAACGTTAAACAAGAGGTACGTACCTTAATCTGTGCATTTAATTTTGATAACAGTTCACAGGTAATAGAAGATTATAAGTCAGAAAGTTCATGGTTTAACTTTGCTTAACCAAAGAATTTTATCCTGATTTGATAAATTAAGAAAAGCCGGTACATAAACATGCCGGCTTTTTTGGCTAAATCCAATCTAAAAATCAACTTTAATCTTAGCCCTTATCCCCCATTTGGAAATTCTTGGGTGATCAAGATAAGTAAACCTTCTAACCAGATCCACCCTCAGTATTTTGAATATATTGGATATGCCTACACTGCCCTCCACATAAGGAGTAGCACCTAATGCCGGAGACACGACATTTCCATGTCTATCTCTTGGGAATTGATATAATCCTGAACCTTCGCGCGGATCATTCTTACTGGAAAGAGAGCCACTTAAGACTTTTAAAGTCAGAATTTCTCTTAATTGAAGCCGCTTCACTAATGGTATTTTGTTCAGGATAAAGCCATTGAAATTATGCTCCAGATTAATACTCGCATAGCGGTCACTCATAAATTCCATGAAATTCATCAGGTTATAAGATGGCAGTTCATAGGCATAACTTTGATTAGCACGATGTATAGTCAGCAATGGAAACGGAACTTTTCCAAATACCTTTCCTGCTTCCAGGATGACATCTGAATAGCCAAACTGCGAAAAATAAGCTCTTTTAAACACATTAAAGGTCAGGTTCTGATAATTATAACTTCCATTCAGAAATCCCTTAATTCCAACAGAGCCGCGCAAAGTAAAAATAGGATATTCATTTCGGATTGGCCTTCTGAAGCGTTTTCCCTGGTAAAACTGCTCATGTGGTGCCCATCTCACTTCGGCTGTAAATTCAGAGGTTGTAATATCGGGGATTTCAATATGCCCGGCATGAGTTAATGCGATAAACCGAAGTCCTCCTGCCGGATCTAAGATCTGATTTTTATAAGCTACTTTAAACGAGAAATGGTTTTCCATTTCATTCAAATATTCAAAAAGCCATTTCCTGTTGTACAGCCATTTATCATTTACCCCTCTTTTAAATGATAACAGGAAATTATCATCTTCTAAAAAGTTGAGATCCTGACCTGGTATCTGCGTCTCATAACTATGTCTTAAGGTTAATGATTTTACAGGAAACTCATAAATTGAACCCGGAGAAAGTGAAAGTACCGTCCCTAATGAATATTTCCATTTCTGATCACGGCTACCATAAGCGACATGCCCATCAAAGAAGATTCTTTTGCTGAATAAATCGGTAGTTCGTCCACCAACCTTAAGCCTCAGCCCCTCTACAGGATTAAAACTGTAAAAAGAGTTGAATGGACCAACTTCTACTTTACCCTGCCCCAGGTAACCAGAAAGTAAGAAGGAGGCAATCCCCATAGCCCGTTTAAATGGCTTTGAGTTTTTCAGACTATCTATATTCTTATACGCCATTTCCTCAATTTGCGTGAGTTTTTCTGGCCTCAGCTCTGCCATTGGCACTGGCTTTACTGATTTACCTTCCACAGGTTTAAGTTTTAACGGCAAATTTAATGCGGTCGGGCTACTCATAAAATCATTGATGAAT from Pedobacter sp. WC2423 carries:
- a CDS encoding DUF4870 domain-containing protein, with the protein product MENNFNVTKTEDGKTVAIVSYITIIGWLIAYFGMHKDKRTELGSFHLRQTLLLYIVAFILQIVQRIILSITPSGFVFTIFSILSLIIFILWIIGLIGAIQGTKKEIPLIGQRAQSMFPNI
- a CDS encoding PAS domain-containing protein is translated as MKNKNYIVLLYVITGCVWVLLSDQLIAFLVDGMPVKDRALINSLKGFFFIAFSAVLLHYLVNLYNRGKKRELAYLQRDLDNSKKDQQQWYYAHKMAKIASWEYLLQTDEVIWSDNLYTLFGLAPDSGITTVSFFLDQIHPDDLDGFLAAHEKTKITGEMDYVHRLKIDGEWHHVREAGKVIYQDGKPYKISGVLKDITDSFNRELLLNNALERHELVNEATHDAIWDWDLTTSQVTWNSGLKQLFGYDHEQGFFKPDWWIGKMHPSDSKRVLDSLNAFVKQAKKRWEASYRLLCADGNYKYVFDQAYLVTGEDGAPRRIIGAVKDVDELRRKDEENKQLADVVSKVKSGVVIKDIAGKISWVNSSFEQLTGYPLNELKGKTPGEMLYGPETSMLTRNAITASLKVHDFFNIEIINYSKNGDPYWVEVNSTSIVDSDGQHSGYIDIVTEITERKRREVEISEQNHTLKEIAWINSHEIRKPVASILGLSALANIAANQEEKEEYYKRINNCVKEMDEIIHQTSAKVNELMGKEHGF
- a CDS encoding DUF5996 family protein; this translates as MTSWPELKYENLKETLATVQLWTQIAGKIRLVKSPWLNHSWHVTLYVSGKGLTTGSIPYHNGLFQIDFDFLSHQLIITSSANGQQQFNLSSHTVSSFYQELFEKLRLLGIDAAIYARPNEIENAIPFQEDTIHCHYEENQIAAFWQALVKMEAVFSRFRAKFSGKCSPVHFFWGGFDLAVTRFSGRKAPKHAGGMPNMPLDVMQEAYSHEVSSCGFWPGNDSFPYPVFYAYCYPTPETFKEQPVKPEKAFYSPDLGEFILHYEEVKNAADPEKFLMDFLQSTYEAAAITGNWDRTSLECDFSDLES
- a CDS encoding MFS transporter; translation: METNTATLDPGIKKDIIQKTIYPILFTISFTHLLNDMLQAVIPSVYPLFKTEFNLSFSQIGLITLTYQLTASLLQPFVGHYSDLKPKPYSLAIGMGFTLIGLIFIAMAASFAAILVAVGFIGIGSSIFHPEASRVAHLASGGKKGLAQSIFQLGGNAGSAIGPLLAALIVIPYGQFYIIWFGVAAVLGILILFQIGKWYKGRLNLKVQGKVQASDEPKHNLSRGRVIGSIVILLVLIFSKYFYMASMTSYFTFYLIDKFHVSVQESQLYLFAFLAAVAAGTMIGGPLGDRFGRKYIIWISILGVAPFTLLLPYTGLFLTGVLAVVIGGIISSAFSAILVYATELIPGKVGMIAGLFFGFAFGMGGVGSAVLGKLADQTSIEYVFKVCAFLPLIGIITGFLPDIEQKKKAVS
- a CDS encoding TIGR03364 family FAD-dependent oxidoreductase, encoding MSKAIVIGAGIVGLATARALAIRGYKVTVIERNERAVGASIRNFGMVWPIGQATGPMFERAMLSRSIWKEVCTEAKIWHEEVGSLHLAYHEDELQVMSEYAEINRQHRNCSLLTPGQALTKSPAINVNGLKGALWSAEEMIIESRVAVGQVAAYLAEKYGVIFHWNTAISRIEHPKVSSGNQSWEAEEIFVCSGADFETLYPELFAATAITKCKLQMMRLVTQPDEWRIGPSLCGGLSMIHYPGFQAAPSLPALRKRYKEQYATHLNWGIHVMVSQNGTGELTIGDSHEYGLVHDPFDKEFINTMIIDYLHTFADFKEWKMLQSWHGIYPKMTNGATELITEAAPGVTVINGLGGNGMTLSFGLCEQYIASRG
- a CDS encoding GyrI-like domain-containing protein, which encodes MNIIKIDSFHVIGISVRTTNENGQAAKDIPVLWEKFMSEGILDQIPNKIDNALYCIYTDYEKDHTKPYTTILGCKVENLNDIPNEMVSKTIDVAAYQKFVAKGKLMQGAVYNEWIKIWNSELERTFTADFEVYDERALNPENAEVDIFVAVKKEFLS
- a CDS encoding FadR/GntR family transcriptional regulator, which codes for MMNNTNLISRKSLADEVAEKLQQQIAFGTYKVGEKLPIEPELMSSFGVGRSTIREAIKILANCGLLRVQQGVGTFVENSTGIKEPLSQRLKRADFEDLNEVRHLLEMKIAEKAALNRTKADLVKIYDWLKKRDKAAKNDLLEECIDADIQFHISIAEASGNEILIDLYKSVAIHMKNWFMEVHHDTRAFKETNHQHKQLVKSIAAGDAKKAWNNSAKIIGHISQ
- a CDS encoding nuclease A inhibitor family protein gives rise to the protein MENQILTELAEKTQGLFYFSESEAPLTIENLGQVPKDELRMKLAQLYSETPGTLKTIDQEAFFEKIVGTADPGDQVMVANARKFTALHTYLKDNFSDIQVTRIEGGVNVPIIITFDLLDNTCIAIATYAIET